Proteins encoded within one genomic window of Sphaerotilus montanus:
- a CDS encoding diacylglycerol/lipid kinase family protein translates to MSTPTDPGLVTSSAAVALLNPVADAGRAAELRRPVAAWLSRHAPGVSLLVPDSILEARAMLTILAPRTRVVLIGGDGTVSAMLPALLKGGLKVGLVPAGRHNLLARTLGLDELTWSQALVFALRSPTGPVDVGLLDTGETVTHFISQVRVDRAGGLGRWGTAGWSVWADDQRLPTGTARRVLLCNALPQWSTPEGLPVQLNDGQFDAVVVGGAGRWLRWLRPLRPLGLPSAAAPMPHCQGRLLRVESDRSLSLRVDGDLLAASLRVQIELLPRALDLAGSHVAILDPHRFVDTTW, encoded by the coding sequence GTGTCTACGCCTACTGATCCGGGCCTGGTGACGTCGTCTGCCGCCGTTGCCCTGCTGAATCCGGTCGCCGACGCGGGCCGGGCGGCCGAACTGCGTCGCCCGGTCGCGGCCTGGCTGTCGCGCCACGCACCAGGCGTGTCGCTGCTGGTGCCGGACTCCATTCTCGAAGCCCGGGCCATGCTCACCATCCTCGCGCCGCGCACGCGGGTGGTGCTGATCGGCGGGGATGGCACCGTGAGTGCCATGCTGCCGGCGCTGCTCAAGGGCGGGCTGAAGGTCGGCCTCGTGCCGGCTGGCCGGCACAACCTGCTGGCACGCACGCTCGGGCTGGACGAGCTGACCTGGTCGCAGGCGCTGGTGTTCGCGCTGCGCTCGCCGACCGGACCGGTGGATGTCGGGCTGCTGGACACCGGGGAGACGGTCACCCACTTCATCTCCCAGGTGCGGGTCGACCGGGCTGGCGGGCTCGGCCGCTGGGGAACGGCCGGGTGGTCGGTGTGGGCAGACGACCAGCGGTTGCCCACAGGCACGGCACGGCGGGTCCTGCTCTGCAACGCGCTGCCGCAATGGAGTACCCCCGAAGGCCTGCCGGTGCAGCTCAACGACGGACAGTTCGACGCCGTGGTCGTCGGTGGCGCAGGCCGCTGGCTGCGCTGGCTGCGGCCCTTGCGACCGCTCGGCCTGCCGTCGGCCGCGGCACCGATGCCCCACTGCCAGGGGCGCCTGCTCCGGGTCGAGAGCGACCGGTCGCTGTCGCTGCGTGTCGATGGAGATCTGCTGGCCGCGAGCCTGCGCGTGCAGATCGAACTGCTGCCGCGGGCCCTGGATCTGGCAGGCTCGCATGTGGCGATCCTGGATCCGCACCGGTTCGTGGACACGACCTGGTGA
- a CDS encoding glycoside hydrolase family 9 protein, giving the protein MPYLKVDQFGYLGNMGKVAIVVDPQAGYNAAESFTPGTGANQYQVRRWADDVPVLSGTLTPWKAGATHAQSGDRGWHFNFSALTTAGAYYVYDTVNKVGSGRFEIGPNVYDAVLKQAVRTYYYQRLNTPKALPYAEAKWTDTAAFEGKNQDRYATSRWAKGDAATARDLSGGWMDAGDTNKYTTFAQSAVLQLLDAYRLNPRVFGDNFGIPESGNGLPDVLDEVKWELEFLKRMQNATGTGGLFLKVGVDGTARDITPLSLDTSPRYYLPECTSSTLAGSAVFAAASVVYKGITSQATYGADLLARAEAAWNRAKTTTANFTTFQTQCDDLDIRAGDADVDAGRQLDSALIAAISLYEATGKAEYRSFVEGNYTRAEPYRTSAWWWSPYSSTNQVALLRYAGLAGVSATVAADLRSKKSTQDSTLSLNDFNAGTDLYRAHISDNEYQWGHNMVRANAANNNLDFIAFNLNTANAAQYRHVAEQHLHWLHGANPLGLVMLSNMGAYGAESSVSEIYHAWFKDGSLWDSARTSVNGPAPGYLPGGPNPNYSGSVAGISNQPRQKAYKDWNSSWPENSWEISEPGIYYQAAYVQLLARLMVASAPDTTPPTAPTKLAVVSSSLGTSAILGWSPSTDNVGVTGYDLYRGGTTLLASNLRGTSTTLSNLACATSYALTLRARDAAGNTSAASNTLAFTTAACPTASTLAYGDALGAGWGDWSWGAVRDYANATPVKVGTRSLKVAYSGWGGLSLSHTTGVPLSATSTLRFWAYSAVTTPLQIYVQTSDSSTGFTPRYVTLPAGVWTDVVVTRSQLGNPDLAKRVTIQLYSATATTVYLDDVRITR; this is encoded by the coding sequence GTGCCCTACCTCAAGGTTGACCAGTTCGGCTATCTGGGCAACATGGGCAAGGTGGCCATCGTGGTCGATCCGCAGGCGGGTTACAACGCCGCCGAATCCTTCACCCCGGGCACAGGCGCCAACCAGTATCAAGTCCGACGCTGGGCCGACGACGTGCCGGTGCTCTCGGGCACGCTGACCCCCTGGAAGGCGGGCGCCACCCACGCCCAGTCCGGCGACCGCGGCTGGCACTTCAACTTCTCGGCGCTGACCACGGCCGGCGCGTATTACGTCTACGACACGGTCAACAAGGTCGGCTCGGGCCGCTTCGAGATCGGCCCGAACGTCTACGACGCGGTGCTGAAGCAGGCCGTGCGGACCTACTACTACCAGCGGCTGAACACCCCGAAGGCCCTGCCCTACGCCGAGGCGAAATGGACCGACACCGCCGCCTTCGAGGGCAAGAACCAGGACCGCTACGCCACCAGCCGCTGGGCCAAGGGCGATGCGGCGACGGCACGTGACCTCTCGGGTGGCTGGATGGACGCCGGGGACACCAACAAGTACACCACCTTCGCCCAGTCGGCCGTGCTGCAGCTGCTTGACGCCTACCGCCTGAACCCGCGGGTCTTCGGCGACAACTTCGGCATCCCGGAGTCCGGCAACGGCCTGCCCGACGTGCTGGACGAGGTGAAGTGGGAGCTGGAGTTCCTCAAGCGCATGCAGAACGCCACCGGCACCGGTGGCCTGTTCCTGAAGGTCGGCGTGGACGGTACCGCCCGGGACATCACGCCGCTCAGCCTGGATACCAGCCCGCGCTACTACCTGCCCGAATGCACCTCGTCCACGCTGGCCGGCAGCGCAGTGTTCGCCGCCGCCAGCGTGGTCTACAAAGGGATCACCTCGCAAGCCACCTACGGCGCCGACCTGCTGGCCCGCGCCGAGGCCGCCTGGAACCGCGCCAAGACCACCACGGCGAACTTCACCACCTTCCAGACCCAGTGCGATGACCTGGACATCCGCGCGGGCGACGCGGACGTCGACGCCGGCAGACAGCTGGACAGCGCGCTGATCGCCGCCATCTCCTTGTACGAGGCCACCGGCAAGGCCGAGTACCGGAGCTTCGTCGAAGGCAACTACACCCGCGCCGAGCCGTACCGCACGTCGGCCTGGTGGTGGAGCCCCTACTCCTCGACCAACCAGGTGGCCCTGCTGCGCTACGCCGGACTGGCGGGCGTGAGCGCCACCGTGGCCGCCGACCTCCGCAGCAAGAAGAGCACGCAGGACAGCACCCTGTCCCTGAACGACTTCAACGCCGGCACCGACCTCTACCGCGCCCACATCAGCGACAACGAGTACCAGTGGGGCCACAACATGGTCCGGGCCAATGCCGCCAACAACAACCTCGACTTCATCGCCTTCAACCTCAACACGGCCAATGCCGCGCAATACCGCCACGTCGCCGAACAGCACCTGCACTGGCTGCACGGCGCCAACCCGCTGGGGCTGGTGATGCTGTCGAACATGGGGGCCTACGGCGCCGAGTCCTCGGTCAGCGAGATCTACCACGCCTGGTTCAAAGATGGTTCGCTCTGGGACAGCGCCAGGACCTCGGTCAATGGCCCCGCGCCGGGTTACCTGCCCGGCGGCCCCAACCCGAACTACTCGGGCAGCGTCGCCGGCATCAGCAACCAGCCCCGCCAGAAGGCCTACAAGGACTGGAACAGCAGCTGGCCCGAAAATTCCTGGGAGATCTCCGAGCCGGGCATCTATTACCAGGCGGCCTATGTGCAGCTGCTGGCCCGCTTGATGGTCGCCTCCGCGCCCGACACCACCCCGCCGACCGCCCCGACCAAGCTGGCCGTCGTCAGCAGCAGCCTCGGCACCAGCGCCATCCTGGGCTGGAGCCCCTCGACCGACAACGTGGGCGTCACCGGCTACGACCTGTACCGCGGCGGCACCACCCTGCTCGCCAGCAACCTGCGCGGCACCTCGACCACCTTGAGCAATCTCGCCTGCGCCACCAGCTACGCCCTGACGCTGCGGGCCCGCGACGCGGCCGGCAACACCTCGGCGGCCAGCAACACCCTGGCCTTCACCACCGCGGCCTGCCCGACCGCCAGCACACTGGCCTATGGCGACGCGCTCGGTGCGGGCTGGGGCGACTGGTCCTGGGGGGCCGTGCGCGACTACGCCAACGCGACGCCGGTCAAGGTCGGCACCCGTTCGCTGAAGGTGGCCTACAGCGGCTGGGGCGGCCTGTCGCTGAGCCACACCACCGGCGTGCCGCTGTCGGCCACCTCGACCCTGCGCTTCTGGGCCTACAGCGCCGTCACGACCCCCTTGCAGATCTACGTGCAGACCAGCGACAGCAGCACGGGCTTCACTCCGCGCTACGTCACGCTGCCCGCCGGCGTCTGGACCGATGTCGTGGTCACCCGGAGCCAGCTGGGCAATCCCGACCTGGCCAAGCGCGTGACGATCCAGCTCTACAGCGCGACAGCGACCACGGTCTACCTGGACGATGTACGGATCACCCGATAA
- a CDS encoding AAA family ATPase: MVDNTPLPLPSPDRLRGLLATLESGLLERATEVRLALLAALAGEHVLLIGPPGTAKSELARRLHRVFEGAPYFERLLTRFSTPEELFGPLSLKALEDDRYERLTAGFLPTAGIAFLDEVFKANSAILNALLTLLNEREFDNGVGRTRTPLVSVIAASNEVPADEALQAFHDRFLVRLPIAPVSDASFEALLRLTTTDDDTTPTDALTAAERADITRASARVRLSVEAVEALRALRRWLGEQQITLSDRRWRLWVGLMRTAAATEGRAQVDALDLWLAPFMASPTPEMVPRLTQWFDTEVAGAVPQDAPWLTRAVEAFEHQWEIERSAEAEDDDGTAGKLALARAISGSQDDGGMARLMTESLEAHTRRRYSPVHIAARLAQLDEITGPAAAHWTRVHQDATALADRLHDRVWMPAPVLERLLGAHTHTLATLDGLLARLEATRAGFAALPVETPATDAPPAPAPEPVAL; encoded by the coding sequence ATGGTCGACAACACCCCGCTCCCCTTGCCCTCGCCCGACCGCCTGCGCGGACTGCTCGCCACCCTGGAATCCGGTCTGCTGGAACGCGCCACCGAGGTCCGCCTGGCCTTGCTGGCCGCACTGGCCGGCGAGCACGTCCTGCTGATCGGCCCGCCCGGCACCGCCAAGAGCGAGCTCGCCCGCCGCCTGCACCGCGTCTTCGAGGGTGCACCGTATTTCGAGCGCCTGCTGACCCGCTTTTCCACGCCCGAGGAGCTGTTCGGCCCGCTCTCGCTCAAGGCGCTGGAGGACGACCGCTACGAGCGCCTGACCGCCGGCTTCCTGCCCACCGCCGGCATCGCCTTCCTCGACGAGGTGTTCAAGGCGAACTCCGCGATCCTGAACGCGCTGCTGACGCTGCTCAACGAACGCGAGTTCGACAACGGCGTCGGCCGCACCCGCACGCCGCTCGTCAGCGTCATCGCCGCCAGCAACGAGGTGCCGGCCGATGAAGCGCTGCAGGCCTTCCACGACCGCTTCCTCGTGCGCCTGCCGATCGCGCCCGTCAGCGACGCCAGCTTCGAGGCCCTGCTGCGGCTCACCACCACCGACGACGACACCACGCCCACCGACGCGCTGACCGCCGCCGAACGGGCCGACATCACCCGCGCCAGCGCCCGGGTGCGGCTGAGCGTCGAGGCGGTCGAGGCGCTGCGGGCGCTGCGCCGCTGGCTCGGGGAGCAGCAGATCACGCTGTCGGATCGCCGCTGGCGGCTGTGGGTCGGCCTGATGCGCACGGCGGCCGCCACCGAGGGCCGGGCACAGGTCGATGCGCTCGACCTGTGGCTGGCGCCGTTCATGGCCAGCCCGACGCCGGAGATGGTGCCCAGGCTGACCCAGTGGTTTGACACCGAGGTCGCCGGTGCCGTGCCGCAGGATGCGCCGTGGCTGACCCGCGCCGTCGAAGCCTTCGAGCACCAGTGGGAAATCGAACGCAGCGCCGAGGCCGAAGACGACGATGGCACGGCGGGCAAGCTGGCGCTGGCCCGCGCCATCAGCGGCAGCCAGGACGACGGCGGCATGGCCCGGCTGATGACCGAGTCGCTCGAAGCGCACACGCGCCGCCGCTACAGCCCGGTCCACATCGCCGCCCGGCTGGCGCAGCTCGACGAGATCACCGGCCCGGCCGCCGCGCACTGGACCCGGGTCCACCAGGACGCCACGGCCTTGGCCGACCGGCTGCACGACCGCGTGTGGATGCCGGCCCCGGTGCTGGAGCGCCTGCTCGGCGCCCACACCCACACGCTGGCCACGCTCGACGGTCTGCTGGCCCGGCTGGAGGCCACCCGCGCCGGCTTCGCTGCGCTGCCGGTCGAAACCCCCGCGACCGACGCACCCCCCGCGCCGGCACCGGAACCCGTGGCGCTCTAG
- a CDS encoding VWA domain-containing protein — MTPQPSADPPFHHLAPLPRTLWLPALIASVGSAEARLLDTRRWEQALLAGDLPPADADFGDAQAAEPLRAVVGELGLPGLSRSAPALAEQVLRTLLWHLDRIADHQPRLDRAGAIAQVVDDFRGAWQIETQGWEEHFVLLQGLGDLSALRWDDLRGHLHSRPWAEARRAAAWLEKLPQLAELIRQLGRAERHDASPPAPAIAPEPDRRPVHGLRAVETRLPDMPGELTGIHLSGRIERMLASEAVMLRHPVLQRLWRARHAESRLLSWESQAVLTDWRHDPAAPPRTSATPPQPEPRARGPFILCLDTSGSMRGAPENIAKAVVIAALRAAHAERRGCVLIAFGGPDEVIERELDLRPAGLQALMDLMGQSFDGGTDVQTPIEHAIERVHQARWQQADLLIVSDGEFGCMPATLARLDDARARFGLRVQGVLVGDRETMGLLDVCDHLHWVRDWRRYAETAQGSEGRGYSPVHSKSLTALYFPNALSPRAAKHREHHNIP; from the coding sequence GTGACGCCGCAGCCATCGGCGGACCCGCCGTTCCACCACCTCGCCCCGCTGCCACGCACGCTGTGGCTGCCGGCACTGATCGCCAGCGTCGGCTCCGCGGAGGCCCGGCTGCTCGACACGCGCCGCTGGGAACAGGCGCTGCTGGCGGGCGACCTGCCGCCCGCCGACGCCGATTTTGGCGACGCGCAGGCGGCCGAGCCGCTGCGGGCGGTGGTCGGCGAACTCGGCCTGCCGGGCCTGAGTCGCAGCGCGCCAGCGCTGGCCGAACAGGTGCTGCGCACGCTGCTGTGGCACCTCGACCGCATCGCCGACCACCAGCCCCGCCTCGACCGCGCTGGCGCCATCGCGCAGGTGGTGGACGATTTCCGCGGCGCCTGGCAGATCGAGACGCAGGGCTGGGAGGAACACTTCGTGCTGCTGCAGGGCCTGGGCGACCTGAGCGCGCTGCGCTGGGACGACCTGCGCGGCCACCTGCATTCGCGCCCCTGGGCCGAAGCCCGCCGCGCCGCCGCCTGGCTGGAGAAACTGCCGCAGCTCGCCGAGCTGATCCGCCAGCTTGGCCGCGCCGAGCGCCACGACGCCAGCCCGCCCGCACCGGCCATCGCGCCGGAACCAGACCGCCGCCCGGTGCACGGCCTGCGCGCCGTCGAGACCCGGCTGCCGGACATGCCGGGCGAGCTGACCGGCATCCACCTCTCGGGCCGCATCGAGCGCATGCTGGCCAGCGAGGCGGTGATGCTGCGCCACCCGGTGCTGCAGCGGCTGTGGCGGGCGCGCCATGCCGAGTCGCGGCTGCTGAGCTGGGAGTCGCAGGCCGTGCTGACCGACTGGCGCCACGACCCCGCCGCCCCACCCCGCACCAGCGCCACGCCGCCGCAGCCCGAGCCGCGCGCCCGCGGGCCGTTCATCCTCTGTCTGGACACCTCCGGCTCGATGCGCGGCGCGCCGGAAAACATCGCCAAGGCCGTCGTCATCGCCGCCCTGCGTGCCGCGCACGCCGAGCGGCGCGGCTGCGTGCTGATCGCCTTCGGCGGGCCGGACGAGGTGATCGAGCGCGAGCTGGACCTGCGCCCCGCCGGCCTGCAGGCGCTGATGGACCTGATGGGCCAGAGCTTCGACGGCGGCACCGACGTGCAGACGCCGATCGAGCACGCCATCGAGCGCGTCCACCAGGCGCGCTGGCAGCAGGCCGATCTGCTCATCGTCAGCGACGGCGAGTTCGGCTGCATGCCGGCGACGCTGGCGCGGCTGGACGACGCCCGGGCGCGCTTCGGGCTGCGGGTGCAGGGCGTGCTGGTCGGCGACCGGGAAACGATGGGCCTGCTCGACGTCTGTGACCACCTGCATTGGGTGCGCGACTGGCGCCGCTACGCCGAAACCGCCCAGGGCAGCGAGGGCCGCGGCTACTCGCCCGTGCACAGCAAGAGCCTGACTGCGCTGTATTTCCCCAATGCCCTGTCTCCCCGTGCAGCCAAGCACCGGGAACACCACAACATACCCTGA
- a CDS encoding MBL fold metallo-hydrolase, giving the protein MHTATASLSRLQVESFFDEASSTFSHLVLDRETGQCALVDSVLDYDPKSGRTRTTGAERLVARVRELGAQVQWLLETHVHADHLSAAPWLQAQLGGQIAIGAQITTVQKTFGTLFNAEPGFARDGSQFDHLFRDGDTFAIGGLRATALHTPGHTPACMTYLVEDGDTRAAFVGDTLFMPDYGTARCDFPGGDAATLFRSVRRVLALPGDTQLYMCHDYRPGGRPLAHVSTVAEQRAANVHVHDGIAEADFVAMRQARDATLDMPVLILPSVQVNMRAGHLPPPEDNGISYLKIPLNAL; this is encoded by the coding sequence ATGCACACCGCCACCGCCTCCCTCTCCCGCCTGCAGGTCGAGTCCTTCTTCGACGAGGCCTCGTCCACCTTCAGCCACCTGGTGCTCGACCGGGAGACCGGCCAGTGCGCGCTGGTCGACAGCGTGCTCGACTACGACCCCAAATCCGGCCGCACCCGCACCACCGGCGCCGAGCGGCTGGTCGCCCGTGTGCGCGAACTAGGCGCGCAGGTGCAGTGGCTGCTGGAGACCCACGTCCACGCCGACCACCTCTCGGCCGCCCCGTGGCTGCAGGCGCAGCTCGGCGGCCAGATCGCCATCGGTGCGCAGATCACCACGGTGCAGAAGACCTTCGGCACGCTGTTCAACGCCGAGCCCGGCTTCGCCCGCGACGGCAGCCAGTTCGACCACCTGTTCCGCGACGGCGACACCTTCGCCATCGGCGGCCTGCGCGCCACGGCCCTGCACACCCCCGGCCACACCCCCGCCTGCATGACCTACCTGGTGGAGGACGGCGACACCCGCGCCGCCTTCGTCGGCGACACGCTGTTCATGCCCGACTACGGCACCGCGCGCTGCGACTTCCCCGGCGGCGACGCAGCCACGCTGTTCCGCTCGGTGCGCCGCGTGCTGGCGCTGCCCGGCGACACGCAGCTCTACATGTGCCACGACTACCGCCCCGGCGGCCGCCCGCTGGCCCATGTCAGCACGGTCGCCGAGCAGCGCGCCGCCAACGTCCATGTGCACGACGGCATTGCCGAAGCGGACTTCGTCGCGATGCGCCAGGCGCGCGACGCGACGCTGGACATGCCGGTGCTGATCCTGCCCTCGGTGCAGGTCAACATGCGCGCCGGCCACCTGCCGCCGCCCGAGGACAACGGCATCTCCTACCTGAAGATCCCGCTGAACGCGCTCTGA
- a CDS encoding SHOCT domain-containing protein, with amino-acid sequence MQSLTAAGQQAVQQIAARHGFSPEAVTHMLWAVWNGNGSMAQFSHWEFGGSGQWMRGGMIMLGDMFNNQLKGRVDSLCSELSQLLASRSDLVPPAPAAVTWWPAWLGSPNATGAQNNTRYAYFANSRRLAVDTGGDVWVYDTLDHQIGGFSQQQGSGGGMTFSSQYGTVNLGSLPVVLRNGQEVQAAPVAAPASAPTPAPAYGAPAFNAPSSPVAAPPAGDATAIFAAIERLGDLQSKGLLTAEEFAAKKSELLGRL; translated from the coding sequence ATGCAGTCACTCACCGCCGCCGGCCAGCAAGCCGTCCAGCAGATCGCCGCCCGCCACGGCTTCAGCCCCGAGGCCGTCACGCACATGCTGTGGGCCGTCTGGAACGGCAACGGCAGCATGGCGCAGTTCAGCCACTGGGAGTTCGGTGGCTCGGGCCAGTGGATGCGCGGCGGCATGATCATGCTGGGCGACATGTTCAACAACCAGCTGAAGGGCCGCGTCGACAGCCTGTGCAGCGAGCTGAGCCAGTTGCTGGCCAGCCGCAGCGACCTGGTCCCGCCCGCACCGGCGGCGGTGACGTGGTGGCCCGCCTGGCTGGGCAGCCCCAATGCCACCGGCGCGCAGAACAACACCCGCTATGCCTACTTCGCCAACAGCCGCCGGCTGGCGGTGGACACCGGCGGCGACGTCTGGGTCTACGACACGCTCGACCACCAGATCGGCGGCTTCTCGCAGCAGCAGGGCTCGGGCGGCGGCATGACCTTTTCCAGCCAGTACGGCACGGTGAACCTCGGCAGCCTGCCGGTGGTGCTGCGCAACGGGCAGGAAGTGCAGGCTGCGCCCGTCGCCGCACCAGCATCGGCACCGACACCGGCCCCCGCCTACGGTGCACCGGCGTTCAACGCGCCGTCCTCCCCGGTCGCGGCCCCCCCGGCCGGAGATGCCACCGCGATCTTCGCCGCCATCGAGCGCCTGGGCGATCTGCAGTCCAAGGGCCTGCTGACAGCGGAAGAATTCGCGGCCAAGAAATCGGAACTGCTCGGCAGGCTCTGA
- a CDS encoding AMP nucleosidase has product MPRTVINTQSFTDADAALAHAKAIYDSGIAHLRQSLKDFVGGQEGMAHVRACYPFVRVRVDTVERADSRLSYGFVAGPGVYETTLTRPDLFRHYLREQFKLLLKNHGIALEVGLSNQPIPVHFSFAEHDHIEGTMAPERRSRLRDLFDLPDLAAMDDGIANGSHEPHPSADGLTRHPLALFTAPRIDYSLHRLRHYTGTAPEHFQNYVLFTNYQFYIDEFVRLGHELMADETGEYTAFVEPGNVLTRRTGLPAEPGDDLGAPPPRLPQMPAYHLKRHGHSGITMVNIGVGPSNAKTITDHIAVLRPHAWLMLGHCAGLRNTQQLGDYVLAHGYVREDHVLDEELPLWVPIPPLAEIQVALEAAVAEVTQLSGYELKKIMRTGTVASTDNRNWELLPHPGPERRFSQSRAVALDMESATIAANGFRFRVPYGTLLCVSDKPLHGEIKLPGMANHFYRERVDQHLRIGIRAIEILRHQGLDHLHSRKLRSFAEVAFQ; this is encoded by the coding sequence ATGCCACGCACCGTCATCAACACCCAAAGCTTCACCGACGCCGACGCCGCGCTCGCGCACGCCAAGGCCATCTATGACTCGGGCATTGCCCACCTTCGGCAGTCGCTGAAGGACTTTGTCGGCGGACAGGAAGGCATGGCCCATGTGCGGGCCTGCTATCCGTTCGTGCGGGTCCGGGTCGACACCGTCGAGCGGGCCGACTCCCGGCTGTCCTACGGCTTCGTCGCCGGCCCGGGCGTCTACGAGACGACGCTGACGCGCCCGGACCTGTTCCGCCACTACCTGCGCGAGCAGTTCAAGCTGCTGCTGAAGAACCACGGCATCGCGCTGGAGGTCGGCCTGTCGAACCAGCCGATCCCCGTGCACTTCAGCTTCGCCGAGCACGACCACATCGAAGGCACGATGGCGCCCGAGCGCCGCTCGCGCCTGCGCGACCTGTTCGACCTGCCCGACCTCGCCGCGATGGACGACGGCATCGCCAATGGCAGCCACGAACCCCACCCGAGCGCCGACGGCCTCACCCGCCACCCGCTGGCGCTGTTCACCGCGCCGCGCATCGACTACTCGCTGCACCGCCTGCGCCACTACACCGGCACCGCGCCCGAGCACTTCCAGAACTACGTGCTCTTCACGAACTACCAGTTCTACATCGACGAGTTCGTCCGCCTCGGCCACGAACTGATGGCCGACGAGACCGGCGAATACACCGCCTTCGTCGAACCCGGCAACGTGCTGACGCGCCGCACCGGCCTGCCCGCCGAGCCGGGCGACGATCTGGGCGCCCCGCCGCCGCGCCTGCCGCAGATGCCGGCCTACCACCTCAAGCGCCACGGCCACAGCGGCATCACGATGGTCAACATCGGCGTCGGTCCCAGCAACGCCAAGACCATCACCGACCACATCGCCGTGCTGCGCCCGCACGCCTGGCTGATGCTCGGCCACTGCGCCGGCCTGCGCAACACGCAGCAGCTCGGCGACTACGTGCTCGCCCACGGCTATGTCCGCGAGGACCACGTGCTCGACGAGGAGCTGCCGCTGTGGGTGCCGATCCCGCCCCTGGCGGAGATCCAGGTCGCGCTCGAAGCCGCGGTGGCCGAAGTGACGCAGCTCTCCGGCTACGAGCTGAAGAAGATCATGCGCACCGGCACGGTGGCCTCCACCGACAACCGCAACTGGGAGCTGCTGCCGCACCCGGGTCCGGAACGCCGCTTCAGCCAGAGCCGCGCCGTGGCACTCGACATGGAAAGCGCCACGATCGCCGCCAATGGCTTCCGCTTCCGGGTTCCCTACGGTACCCTGCTGTGTGTCTCCGACAAGCCACTCCACGGCGAAATCAAGCTCCCCGGCATGGCCAACCATTTCTACCGCGAGCGGGTCGATCAGCACCTGCGCATCGGCATCCGTGCCATCGAGATCCTGCGCCACCAGGGGCTGGACCACCTGCACAGCCGCAAGCTGCGCAGCTTCGCCGAAGTCGCGTTCCAGTAA
- a CDS encoding GGDEF domain-containing protein yields MELDVRTLMVVFTVNVFAVSLALPAIMGWRVGPAARQAVLSTLLQAGGWFFLVLSTFWRQQWQDQVCSVLAMAGMSASLVLLWRSIGLWTGRPQRAWPMWTLTVLMTLGYGIGFENYPWRVGLANGVLGTQMLAIVFAVSRHSPATGWRWRALIGLCMGATATVTFWRGILGAFFTASYPFLTAPHPVNKVAALVSNLSLVLTTAAILMAYREEAERELHAQAITDDLTRLLNRRAWTERAEAQLADARRYGHPLVVVMLDIDHFKHVNDAHGHAKGDHALQLLARLLREELRGGDLAGRYGGEEFCVILTHTREGQALSFDQRLRHCLRLQSEQELGFLLEYSAGLAAQGPNDQSLDDLLRRADAALYEAKRAGRGQVVLAPRSTVEASATAVPA; encoded by the coding sequence ATGGAGCTGGATGTCCGCACCCTGATGGTCGTGTTCACGGTGAACGTCTTCGCCGTGTCACTGGCGCTGCCCGCCATCATGGGCTGGCGCGTGGGACCGGCCGCGCGGCAAGCCGTGCTGTCGACCCTGCTGCAGGCGGGCGGATGGTTCTTCCTCGTGCTGTCGACCTTCTGGCGCCAGCAGTGGCAGGACCAGGTGTGCTCGGTGCTGGCGATGGCGGGAATGTCCGCCAGCCTCGTGCTGCTCTGGCGGTCGATCGGCCTGTGGACCGGACGTCCGCAGCGGGCCTGGCCGATGTGGACCCTGACAGTACTGATGACCCTCGGCTATGGCATCGGATTCGAGAACTACCCATGGCGTGTCGGACTGGCCAACGGCGTGCTGGGGACACAGATGCTGGCGATCGTGTTCGCTGTCAGCCGGCACAGCCCCGCGACGGGCTGGCGCTGGCGCGCGCTGATCGGACTGTGCATGGGCGCCACCGCGACCGTGACCTTCTGGCGCGGCATCCTGGGCGCCTTCTTCACCGCCTCCTACCCCTTCCTGACCGCGCCGCACCCGGTCAACAAGGTGGCCGCGCTGGTGAGCAACCTCTCGCTGGTGCTGACGACCGCCGCCATCCTGATGGCCTACCGCGAGGAAGCCGAGCGCGAACTGCACGCACAGGCCATCACCGACGACCTCACCCGCCTGCTCAACCGCCGTGCCTGGACCGAGCGGGCCGAGGCCCAACTGGCCGACGCCCGCCGCTATGGGCATCCGCTGGTGGTGGTCATGCTCGACATCGACCATTTCAAGCACGTCAACGATGCCCATGGCCACGCCAAGGGCGACCACGCGCTGCAGCTGCTCGCACGCCTGCTGCGCGAGGAACTGCGGGGCGGCGACCTGGCCGGGCGCTACGGCGGCGAGGAGTTCTGCGTCATCCTGACCCACACCCGCGAAGGCCAGGCACTCTCGTTCGACCAGCGGCTGCGCCACTGCCTGCGCCTGCAGTCGGAGCAGGAGCTGGGGTTCCTGCTCGAATACAGCGCCGGTCTGGCCGCGCAGGGCCCGAACGACCAGTCGCTCGACGACCTGCTGCGCCGCGCCGACGCCGCCCTCTACGAAGCCAAGCGCGCCGGGCGCGGGCAGGTCGTGCTGGCCCCGCGGAGCACGGTCGAGGCCAGCGCCACGGCCGTCCCGGCCTGA